From a single Aspergillus puulaauensis MK2 DNA, chromosome 2, nearly complete sequence genomic region:
- a CDS encoding beta-glucosidase H (CAZy:GH3;~COG:G;~EggNog:ENOG410PFI5;~InterPro:IPR017853,IPR019800,IPR036962,IPR037524, IPR008979,IPR002772,IPR036881,IPR026891,IPR013783, IPR001764,IPR011658;~PFAM:PF00933,PF01915,PF14310,PF07691;~go_function: GO:0004553 - hydrolase activity, hydrolyzing O-glycosyl compounds [Evidence IEA];~go_process: GO:0005975 - carbohydrate metabolic process [Evidence IEA]) gives MPQLDVEKTIEELRLGEKIDLVAGIDFWHTASVPRLNIPSLRMSDGPNGVRGTRFFNGVPAACFPCATALGATWDTELLHKIGHLMGDEAIAKGSHVILGPTINTQRSPLGGRGFESYAEDGVLSGLLAGYCSKGIQDKGVAACLKHFVCNDQEHERLAVDSIVTDRATREIYLMPFHIAMRICQTATVMTAYNKVNGTHVSENKKLITDILRKEWGWDGLVMSDWFGTYSTSESINAGLDVEMPGKTRWRGDALAHAVSSKKVNEFVLDERVRNVLNLVNYVEPLGIPENAEEKVLNRPEDQALLRKVAAESVVLMKNDDNILPLNKEKSIAVIGPNAKIAAYCGGGSASLDAYYTVTPFEGVTAQSKGEVQFAQGAYSHKDLPLIGHLLKTDDGKTGFKFRVYDEPASSAKRELLHELHLVSSIGFLMDYRHPKIKSFLYYVDMEGYFTPEEDGIYDFGVVVVGTGKLLVDDEVVVDNTKNQRLGSAFFGSGTVEEKGSKQLKAGQTYKITLQFGTAPTSDIDTRGVVIFGPGGFRFGAARRTTQEELVTKAVELASKADQVVLFAGLTSEWETEGYDRPDMDLPPGSDDLISKVLDVNPNAVIVIQSGTPVTMPWANKAKALLHAWFGGNECGNGIADVLYGAINPSGKLPVSFPVRLQDNPSYLNFRSERGRVLYGEDIYVGYRYYDKVNLPTLFPFGHGLSYTSFARENLTLATTPEKPKLEDGEPITATVTVTNTGKVAGAETVQLWVLPPPTEVNRPVRELKGFAKVRLEPGEQKKVDIVVEKKLATSWYDEKREAWASEKGEYEVQVTGTGGSVLTSSFTVEKTRFWTGL, from the exons ATGCCTCAGCTGGACGTGGAGAAGACAATCGAAGAGCTTAGGCTCGGAGAGAAGATTGACCTGGTTGCTG GAATTGATTTCTGGCACACCGCATCCGTTCCTCGACTAAATATCCCAAGCCTCCGCATGTCCGATGGGCCCAACGGAGTTCGTGGAACACGATTCTTCAACGGAGTTCCTGCTGCATGTTTCCCATGCGCCACGGCCCTGGGAGCAACCTGGGACACCGAATTGCTCCACAAGATCGGCCATCTCATGGGAGACGAAGCCATTGCCAAGGGCTCCCACGTTATTCTAGGTCCCACAATAAACACACAGCGCTCTCCGCTAGGTGGCCGAGGCTTTGAATCTTATGCTGAAGATGGCGTTCTTTCCGGCCTATTGGCTGGTTATTGTTCCAAAGGTATCCAGGATAAGGGTGTTGCGGCGTGCCTTAAGCACTTTGTGTGCAATGACCAAGAACACGAGCGGTTGGCCGTTGATTCTATTGTTACTGACCGTGCTACCCGCGAGATTTACCTCATGCCGTTCCACATTGCAATGAGAATCTGCCAGACGGCAACCGTTATGACAGCTTATAACAAGGTCAATGGCACCCACGTTAGTGAGAATAAGAAACTCATTACAGACATTCTTCGCAAGGAATGGGGCTGGGACGGTTTGGTTATGAGTGACTG GTTTGGAACATACAGTACTTCAGAGTCTATCAATGCCGGTCTCGACGTCGAGATGCCAGGAAAGACacgctggagaggagatgcTCTGGCACATGCTGTATCATCGAAGAAAGTCAACGAGTTTGTCCTAGACGAGCGTGTACGCAACGTTCTGAACCTTGTGAACTACGTTGAGCCGCTTGGAATCCCAGAAAatgcggaggagaaggtctTGAACCGCCCTGAAGACCAAGCTCTGCTGCGAAAGGTTGCAGCTGAATCCGTTGTGCTCATGAAGAACGACGACAACATCCTACCGCTCAACAAGGAGAAGTCCATTGCTGTCATTGGACCAAACGCCAAGATTGCCGCCTACTGTGGAGGTGGCTCTGCGTCTCTCGATGCCTACTACACTGTTACGCCTTTTGAGGGTGTGACTGCTCAGAGCAAGGGCGAAGTCCAGTTCGCTCAGGGAGCGTACTCCCACAAGGATCTACCCTTAATCGGACACCTCCTTAAGACAGACGATGGCAAAACTGGTTTCAAGTTCCGTGTTTATGACGAGCCCGCATCCAGCGCCAAGAGAGAGCTCCTCCATGAGTTACACCTTGTCTCATCGATTGGATTCCTCATGGACTACAGACACCCAAAGATCAAGTCCTTCCTCTACTATGTTGATATGGAAGGGTACTTCACTCCCGAAGAGGATGGGATCTATGACTTTGGCGTCGTTGTTGTCGGCACCGGCAAGCTCCTagttgatgatgaagtcgTCGTTGACAACACCAAGAACCAACGCCTCGGATCCGCCTTCTTCGGCAGCGGAACCGTTGAGGAGAAAGGCTCAAAGCAGCTCAAGGCAGGTCAGACTTACAAGATCACTCTCCAATTCGGCACCGCCCCAACTTCCGATATTGACACTCGCGGGGTGGTCATCTTCGGCCCTGGAGGCTTCCGTTTCGGCGCTGCCCGCCGCACCACTCAAGAGGAGCTCGTCACCAAAGCCGTGGAGTTGGCCTCCAAGGCTGACCAAgtcgtcctcttcgccggATTAACCAGTGAATGGGAAACAGAAGGCTACGACAGACCAGACATGGACCTTCCCCCCGGCTCAGACGACCTGATCTCCAAGGTCCTCGACGTCAACCCCAACGCGGTCATCGTCATTCAGAGCGGCACCCCTGTAACCATGCCATGGGCCAACAAAGCTAAGGCACTTCTCCATGCCTGGTTCGGCGGCAACGAATGCGGCAACGGTATCGCCGACGTCCTCTACGGCGCCATCAACCCCTCTGGCAAGCTCCCCGTCAGCTTCCCCGTCCGCCTTCAGGATAACCCCAGCTATCTGAACTTCCGCTCCGAGCGCGGCCGTGTCCTCTACGGTGAAGACATCTACGTCGGATACCGCTACTACGACAAAGTCAACCTACCAACCCTTTTTCCCTTTGGCCACGGCCTCTCCTACACATCCTTCGCTCGCGAAAACCTCACTCTAGCCACAACTCCCGAGAAACCGAAGCTCGAAGACGGCGAGCCTATCACCGCCACCGTGACGGTCACCAATACCGGCAAGGTCGCCGGCGCTGAGACAGTGCAGCTCTGGGTCCTCCCTCCCCCGACTGAAGTCAACCGCCCCGTCCGAGAACTCAAGGGCTTTGCCAAGGTTCGCTTGGAACCGGgggagcagaagaaggtggATATCGTGGTTGAGAAGAAGCTAGCGACTAGCTGGTATGATGAGAAGCGCGAGGCTTGGGCGTCTGAGAAGGGCGAGTATGAGGTGCAGGTTACGGGAACTGGCGGGAGTGTTTTGACCTCGTCGTTTACGGTGGAGAAAACAAGGTTCTGGACTGGGTTGTAA
- the THO2 gene encoding putative THO complex component (Rlr1) (BUSCO:EOG092605VL;~COG:K;~EggNog:ENOG410PF9C;~InterPro:IPR021726,IPR032302,IPR040007,IPR021418;~PFAM:PF11732,PF11262,PF16134;~go_component: GO:0000347 - THO complex [Evidence IEA];~go_process: GO:0006397 - mRNA processing [Evidence IEA];~go_process: GO:0006406 - mRNA export from nucleus [Evidence IEA]) gives MAPGAGGKRKKVERSWSSDSNNDGQRPSPHRPGNLNMAQHNHSSQSPQSRDFSDGRGRLRRQPSRGGRQNSGRGSSNDGQNFTGSRKDGAMSPPEPVGKDASDQSKTNGTKSAPAQSQSSQSPAPAAGPAQSPQQPSQSQSQTQPTPTPQSHMSPAIPAQPAKKPLPPYQYEYITDDTKENWTASGRQAIVESGMQARNDEDIVVLTSIYQELIWCALEERLPAEEAGATIKDTLGEEVATDDVDMDAREQPPSSLDTRALFLDTLSIVTDFDTAHYALKPLVFSTGISPALMRLQLETPLLQSLGLVRDTFARMGIRKQTNLLYRQSNYNLLREESEGYSKLITELFTTSNNEPPTSEAVEDTFERVKAMIGAFDMDVGRVLDVTLDVFAAVLVKQYRFFVKLLRASSWWPKEEGHVSDAKARESGLPNWALPGSPGWQTTDEERAAATEANSQRDGEFWARVREIKIRAFFEIDRRPVSEAELNKLLPESHNLTPEEADTRRWIQETGTLPPKGSRVAAQLLGFKLRFYSSPARAKSDVLPDNLIYLAALLIKVGFISLRDLYPHLWRPDDTMDVLKEEKLKEKAERERAARPGGGVNALMAAGALSDDMLPIPRLRESEARSSTPGKDKESEKSAAKAEENELLEPSDQKVLLLKSLLAIGAIPESLFILSKFPWLMDVYPELPEFIHRILHHCLGKVYASVRPLPPIDELREQKQIPSHDQAGVPKGQIRLAPAPARRVLRWAQLDKEDTNDGTDYRFYWDDWSDNVPICQSVDDVFALCESLLNLSGHKIGQDPSLLTKLARIGKNSLVKDDSADNRTRWLDLCKRLLVPALSLTKENPGVVNEVFDLISFFPRDTRYNMYAEWYFGQTSRLPDIQSAFDQARAETKDVLKRLSKTNIRPMARALAKIAFANPGIVINVAISQIESYENLIEVVVECARYFTYLGYDILTWALISSLGQKGRSRVQNGGLLTSRWLNALATFAGRTFKRYSVMDPTPVLQYVVEQLRQNNSTDLIILEQMISSMAGIITDTNFNDSQIQAMAGGEVLQSQTILQLLDKRHESKTTSKRLIKSLTSSKLAGQLLIAISQERLTCIFKESETSSELKLLGNVFDEIHRILAQYLDLLRSNLSVEDFDSFVPDVASLVRDFGIQPEIAFWIRRASVAQKLIDFDKESQDAANAVKKESQDKDVPALKAEVEKIEGTDVGERETPEAGPSGEGEMEVDKEQPSQDTETTPEEKPSVVPGSPESPPPNPIVQDLQDQVKAVLPQEAWGTVGLPFYVTFWQLSVYDVHIPQKSYEEEIERLKKKVITIGNDRSDISLAGTQRKERDKKQVTQLQDRILEENKAHLLAYGQTRSKLQKEKENWFVGMRGKADSLHIALLEQCFLPRLLLSPIDAFYCFKMLKFLHTTGAPNFRTVGLLDQLFREHRLTALIFLSTSREADNLGRFLNEVLRDLGRWHADRTIYEKEAFGTKKDLPGFAMSVDPEGKPTNFLDYEDFRRLLYKWHRLISSALKICLNGGEYMHIRNAISVLKAIVQNFPAVNWIGRDMHTAVNNLSQNDERDDVKIPAASLIGDLNRREKKWMLPQAFMISNQPIPKGSQTEKAGKGPGSRPQSTTPTPFNAAAPEFKPGPAESKGATNTEGPTRQEVEDGEIEDAKMADASKDGTDTQQPSQKPTEPESQDTDQTTSQTSATEGRPTSGHDTTSRETTNSQGRRGDSQSRPSPGPPQATPKGPDQRRQSNLPKPPDSDRTPGGGQAPRSQQHTPSHPYRDDRRLPPRPDLLEDRRDRLSDYGRGGRMPADHGYGRSFEPPMSDSRGFGRLDRDFPSRPPPEEPFRGPPYRDGADRSGRLRPPDSRDNLPGPPGPRPGPQTHPDRADLIHDAPDRPGDGYRRGERDDRRSLPNRPASPPKLDLPNRPERFPDSRKPPGHIQPSPRGEDLPRGPRSDRLPRPPVEGPDSRDSGPGTDLPLGRSRQSDLMSDIPSGPRSRTASGRGPRNPPASGPPSSGPTDRPTPTGPGRQGMRNEQTPGATSSPTGEKLEASGIHPDRLKALQSQTPDNSRSNPPGKPAVVPPSGPRGGTGGSSPISRGPPAGPGFGGERGRGDKRFAGINNMLQQTGGPPERGPGPTIRGRGANRPPGSARPPSPPPPGGDAGSRSGLSTPNRPDLLPGRTPGHPEDDGHPRSRLSTSGRNEPTEDVNPDGRRSQRYSERDNERERDRRGGEDDGSRSSSRREDGRDRNRERSRRSDAPTGAPREERYESREASRRGVSSREDNRRRRDRDGGPDASQEHEGRLRPPSSHGGQPPPPPPPPPPPPPAGPDEERRWGSGGREPRDRDRDRNRDRPPRERNYARESGGGGGPHRKRGRPGDDGGPNDGSNRSGGRGAGGENKRPRRGA, from the exons ATGGCTCCAGGTGCCGGAggcaagaggaagaaagtcgAGAGGTCATGGTCCTCTGACTCGAACAACGACGGTCAACGGCCCTCGCCCCATCGCCCCGGGAATCTCAACATGGCGCAACATAACCACAGCTCGCAGTCTCCTCAGTCTCGTGACTTTTCAGACGGGCGTGGACGACTACGTAGGCAACCGAGTCGTGGTGGACGGCAGAACTCTGGTCGCGGATCGAGTAACGATGGTCAAAATTTTACGGGTAGTCGAAAGGACGGTGCAATGTCTCCTCCGGAGCCTGTTGGGAAAGATGCGTCAGACCAAAGCAAAACGAATGGAACAAAATCGGCCCCAGCTCAGTCACAGTCCTCCCAGTCTCCTGCGCCCGCCGCGGGCCCGGCGCAGTCACCACAGCAGCCGTCGCAATCTCAGTCTCAAACCCAaccaactccaacaccacAATCGCATATGTCGCCGGCTATCCCAGCGCAACCTGCAAAGAAGCCGTTACCGCCGTACCAATATGAATATATCACTGACGACACGAAGGAAAATTGGACGGCAAGTGGGCGACAGGCGATTGTTGAGAGCGGGATGCAGGCAAGGAACGATGAGGACATTGTGGTGCTAACATCTATCTACCAAGAACTAATTTGGTGCGCGCTTGAGGAAAGGTTGCCGGCTGAAGAAGCGGGAGCAACGATCAAAGATACCCTTGGAGAAGAGGTCGCGACTGATGATGTTGACATGGATGCCCGGGAGCAGCCACCATCCTCTCTTGATACTCGCGCCCTTTTCCTTGACACCTTGTCAATCGTGACCGACTTCGATACCGCACATTATGCCCTGAAACCTCTAGTCTTTTCAACCGGAATTAGCCCTGCGCTAATGCGCCTCCAACTCGAAACACCCCTCCTTCAGTCGCTCGGCCTTGTCCGTGATACGTTCGCGCGCATGGGCATCCGGAAACAGACCAATCTTCTTTACCGACAGTCAAACTATAACTTGTTGCGTGAGGAATCCGAAGGGTACTCCAAGCTAATAACCGAGCTCTTCACGACGAGCAACAATGAACCACCTACTAGCGAGGCTGTCGAGGATACATTCGAAAGGGTCAAAGCGATGATCGGTGCTTTCGATATGGATGTTGGTCGTGTTTTGGACGTGACTCTGGATGTATTTGCCGCCGTACTGGTCAAGCAATATCGTTTTTTCGTGAAGCTCCTACGAGCAAGCTCCTGGTGGCCCAAAGAGGAGGGGCACGTCAGTGATGCGAAGGCGCGCGAATCTGGTCTCCCAAATTGGGCACTGCCAGGATCGCCTGGGTGGCAAACAACCGACGAGGAACGTGCGGCAGCTACAGAGGCAAATTCCCAACGAGACGGTGAATTCTGGGCTCGAGTTCGGGAAATTAAGATTCGAGCTTTCTTTGAAATAGACAGGAGGCCCGTCTCAGAAGCAGAGCTCAATAAATTGCTTCCCGAGTCTCATAATCTAACCCCTGAGGAGGCTGATACTCGCAGATGGATTCAAGAAACAGGCACGTTGCCACCCAAGGGAAGCCGAGTAGCTGCACAGCTTCTTGGCTTCAAACTCCGATTCTACTCATCCCCAGCCCGGGCAAAGTCAGATGTCCTGCCAGATAACCTCATTTATCTTGCGGCCCTATTGATTAAAGTTGGCTTCATCTCTCTCCGTGATCTATACCCTCACCTCTGGCGACCTGACGATACGATGGACGtcttgaaggaggagaaactgaaggaaaaggcagagagggagagagcagCGCGGCCTGGGGGTGGAGTCAACGCTCTTATGGCTGCCGGTGCACTCTCAGATGACATGCTACCAATTCCACGTCTTCGCGAGTCAGAGGCTCGATCATCGACTCCagggaaagacaaagaatcCGAGAAATCTGCTGCGAAAGCGGAGGAGAACGAATTGCTGGAGCCTTCAGACCAAAAAGTTCTTCTGCTGAAGAGTCTACTTGCTATTGGTGCCATCCCCGAATCTCTCTTCATACTGAGCAAATTCCCCTGGCTCATGGATGTTTACCCTGAGCTCCCTGAGTTCATTCACCGGATTCTCCATCACTGTCTGGGCAAGGTCTACGCTTCCGTGCGCCCGCTACCACCGATTGACGAGCTTCGAGAACAGAAGCAAATACCGAGTCATGATCAGGCGGGTGTACCGAAGGGTCAAATAAGATTAGCACCGGCGCCAGCCAGACGGGTACTGCGATGGGCGCAGCTTGATAAAGAAGATACGAACGATGGAACAGATTACAGGTTCTACTGGGATGACTGGTCGGACAATGTTCCAATCTGCCAGTCTGTTGACGACGTATTCGCCCTCTGCGAGTCTTTGCTAAACCTCTCCGGCCATAAGATTGGACAAGATCCTAGCCTTTTGACAAAATTGGCAAGAATTGGCAAGAACAGTCTTGTTAAAGATGATTCTGCAGACAATAGGACTCGCTGGCTAGACCTCTGCAAACGATTATTGGTCCCTGCGCTCAGTCTTACCAAGGAGAATCCCGGTGTGGTCAATGAAGTCTTCGATCTTATTAGCTTCTTTCCCCGGGATACTCGGTACAATATGTATGCCGAGTGGTATTTTGGTCAAACTTCTCGACTTCCTGACATCCAGTCCGCTTTTGATCAAGCTCGAGCGGAAACGAAGGACGTTCTAAAGAGGCTGAGCAAGACCAATATACGTCCAATGGCTCGGGCATTGGCAAAGATTGCCTTCGCCAATCCTGGTATTGTGATCAATGTCGCTATAAGTCAAATCGAGTCGTATGAAAACCTTATCGAAGTCGTCGTGGAGTGTGCTCGCTATTTCACCTATCTCGGTTACGATATCCTTACATGGGCCCTCATCAGTTCACTCGGTCAGAAGGGCCGAAGCCGAGTTCAGAATGGCGGTCTTCTCACCAGCCGATGGCTCAATGCCTTGGCCACCTTTGCTGGCAGAACATTCAAACGATATTCAGTCATGGACCCGACTCCTGTGCTACAGTACGTCGTTGAGCAACTTCGCCAAAACAACTCTACAGACCTCATTATCTTGGAGCAGATGATTAGCTCCATGGCTGGAATCATTACCGATACGAACTTCAATGATTCTCAGATCCAGGCAATGGCTGGTGGCGAGGTCCTACAATCACAGACCATTCTTCAGTTATTGGATAAACGACATGAGTCCAAGACTACTTCGAAACGACTTATCAAATCACTCACCTCTTCAAAGCTCGCTGGCCAGCTCCTAATTGCCATCTCCCAGGAACGTCTTACCTGTATCTTCAAGGAATCAGAGACATCGTCTGAGCTCAAGTTACTCGGTAATGTATTCGATGAGATCCACCGGATACTAGCACAATATCTGGACCTCCTTCGCAGCAATTTATCAGTTGAAGACTTCGATTCGTTTGTCCCCGATGTTGCTTCTCTCGTTAGGGATTTCGGTATCCAGCCGGAGATTGCTTTCTGGATCCGACGTGCAAGCGTTGCTCAAAAGCTTATTGATTTCGATAAGGAATCACAGGATGCAGCGAACGCAGTCAAAAAGGAGAGCCAGGACAAGGATGTCCCTGCTTTGAAGGCAGAGGTGGAAAAAATTGAGGGAACAGATGTTGGCGAGAGAGAGACTCCGGAAGCCGGTCCTTCAGGAGAGGGCGAAATGGAGGTTGATAAGGAACAACCTTCTCAAGACACTGAGACGACCCCAGAGGAAAAGCCCTCAGTTGTGCCTGGCTCGCCCgaatcccctcctccaaaccccaTCGTGCAAGATCTTCAAGACCAAGTCAAAGCTGTTTTACCCCAGGAGGCCTGGGGCACTGTCGGCCTACCATTTTATGTCACTTTCTGGCAGCTCTCGGTTTACGACGTGCACATTCCTCAGAAGTCgtatgaagaagaaattgaacgactgaagaagaaggtcatcaCAATTGGCAACGACAGATCGGATATCAGCCTCGCCGGAACTCAGAGAAAGGAGAGGGACAAAAAGCAAGTCACCCAACTACAGGATCGAATcctggaagaaaacaaagcGCATCTTCTGGCGTATGGTCAAACGAGGTCCAAGttacaaaaagaaaaggaaaactgGTTCGTTGGTATGCGGGGGAAGGCCGATTCTCTTCATATCGCTCTGCTGGAGCAATGTTTTCTGCCTCGTCTTCTGTTGTCCCCTATTGATGCGTTTTACTGTTTCAAAATGTTGAAATTCCTCCACACCACCGGTGCTCCCAATTTCCGCACTGTCGGTCTGCTTGATCAGTTATTCCGGGAGCACAGGCTCACTGCCCTGATTTTCCTATCTACGTCGAGGGAGGCTGATAATCTCGGTCGCTTCTTGAACGAGGTTCTCCGTGACCTTGGACGCTGGCACGCTGACCGAACTATTTACGAGAAGGAGGCTTTTGGAACGAAAAAAGACCTCCCCGGATTTGCTATGAGTGTTGATCCCGAGGGCAAGCCTACAAACTTCCTTGATTATGAAGACTTCCGTCGACTGCTTTACAAATGGCACCGGCTCATCTCTTCCGCGCTGAAGATTTGCTTGAATGGTGGCGAATACATGCACATTCGAAATGCCATCAGTGTGTTGAAAGCCATCGTCCAGAACTTCCCAGCTGTCAATTGGATCGGCCGAGATATGCACACCGCTGTGAACAACCTGAGTCAGAATGATGAACGAGACGATGTAAAGATTCCCGCTGCCTCTTTGATTGGTGATCTCAACCGCCGAGAAAAGAAGTGGATGCTACCGCAGGCCTTTATGATTAGCAACCAGCCAATTCCCAAGGGAAGTCAAACAGAAAAAGCTGGAAAAGGACCTGGTTCTCGGCCCCAGTCCACTACCCCGACTCCTTTCAACGCTGCGGCACCAGAGTTCAAGCCCGGACCCGCTGA ATCAAAGGGCGCCACGAATACAGAGGGCCCAACAAGACAGGAagtggaggatggagagatTGAGGATGCAAAAATGGCTGATGCCTCGAAAGATGGTACGGATACCCAACAGCCATCACAGAAGCCAACCGAACCCGAATCGCAAGACACAGACCAAACAACTAGCCAAACGTCCGCTACCGAAGGACGTCCAACCAGTGGCCATGATACGACATCTAGGGAAACCACAAATAGCCAAGGTCGTAGGGGTGACAGTCAGTCACGACCTTCTCCCGGTCCTCCCCAAGCAACCCCTAAAGGTCCTGATCAGCGAAGACAATCGAATCTTCCAAAGCCACCCGACTCAGACCGAACACCAGGCGGAGGTCAAGCGCCACGTTCTCAACAGCATACACCGTCTCATCCTTACCGAGATGATAGGAGGCTGCCACCGCGGCCTGATCTTCTAGAGGACCGACGGGACCGTCTGTCAGACTACGGCCGGGGTGGCCGTATGCCCGCGGACCACGGTTATGGTCGCTCGTTTGAGCCACCTATGAGTGACAGTCGAGGTTTTGGACGTCTGGACAGGGATTTCCCCTCTAGACCGCCCCCAGAGGAGCCTTTCCGTGGGCCTCCTTATCGGGATGGAGCTGATAGGTCTGGTCGCCTCCGCCCTCCAGATTCCCGTGACAACCTTCCTGGGCCCCCTGGTCCACGACCCGGCCCTCAAACACATCCTGATCGTGCGGATCTTATCCATGATGCCCCGGATCGTCCAGGAGACGGGTATCGCCGTGGAGAAAGGGACGACCGGAGATCTTTGCCAAACAGGCCCGCATCCCCCCCAAAGTTAGATCTCCCTAATCGCCCAGAACGGTTCCCAGATAGCCGCAAACCTCCTGGTCATATCCAGCCATCGCCCCGTGGCGAAGATTTGCCAAGGGGACCTCGCAGTGATCGGTTGCCGCGGCCTCCTGTTGAAGGTCCCGACTCACGCGATTCTGGGCCCGGGACCGACCTTCCTCTAGGACGATCACGACAAAGCGATCTAATGTCAGATATCCCCTCTGGACCAAGAAGCAGGACGGCTTCTGGCCGAGGTCCTCGCAATCCTCCTGCGTCGGGCCCGCCTAGCAGTGGCCCTACAGACCGGCCGACGCCAACAGGTCCTGGACGGCAAGGAATGCGAAACGAGCAAACACCCGGTGCTACCTCATCTCCTACGGGTGAAAAGCTGGAAGCAAGTGGGATTCATCCTGACCGGCTCAAAGCCTTGCAATCTCAGACCCCAGACAATTCACGGTCCAACCCGCCCGGAAAACCCGCTGTTGTTCCTCCTTCGGGACCTCGTGGCGGGACGGGGGGATCATCACCCATAAGCCGTGGACCACCAGCTGGGCCAGGCTTTGGCGGCGAGCGCGGACGGGGTGACAAACGATTTGCCGGTATCAACAATATGCTCCAGCAGACTGGAGGTCCTCCAGAACGTGGACCCGGTCCAACTATTCGGGGTCGGGGGGCAAATCGTCCACCTGGTAGCGCTCGGCctccatcaccacctcctccaggcGGAGACGCAGGCTCCCGCTCCGGATTGTCAACCCCGAACAGGCCCGACCTTCTTCCGGGAAGGACACCTGGTCATCCTGAAGACGATGGACACCCACGAAGCCGACTAAGCACCAGCGGTCGTAATGAGCCTACGGAAGATGTTAACCCTGATGGCCGCCGGTCACAACGCTATTCAGAACGGGACAATGAAAGGGAGCGGGATCGACGTGGAggcgaagatgatgggtCACGAAGCAGTAGTCGGCGCGAGGACGGGCGTGATCGTAACCGTGAGCGAAGTCGAAGGAGTGATGCGCCTACTGGGGCCCCTCGAGAAGAGCGGTATGAATCACGCGAAGCGTCCCGCCGTGGAGTCAGCTCTCGTGAAGATAATAGACGGCGGCGTGATCGTGATGGTGGCCCAGATGCGTCGCAAGAACATGAAGGACGTCTCCGCCCTCCGTCATCGCACGGCggacaacctcctcctccaccacctccgccgccgccgccgcctcccgCTGGACCAGACGAGGAACGACGCTGGGGTAGTGGCGGGCGAGAGCCACGAGACCGCGATCGCGACCGGAATCGTGATCGCCCTCCGCGCGAACGGAACTATGCTCGCGAGAGCGGCGGTGGAGGCGGACCTCATCGCAAGCGTGGACGCCCAGGAGACGATGGCGGACCTAATGATGGGAGCAACCGCAGCGGTGGACGTGGTGCAGGCGGCGAAAACAAGCGCCCTCGACGAGGGGCTTGA